The genome window ctcactctctctgtgtgtctttatctctctcctgtctgtgtctttgtgtatgtctctctctgtgtctttctgtctctctgtctatctctctctatgtGCctttgtgtctttctctctctctctttctctttctctgtctctatctctctctctctgtctgattgtgtgtctgtctgtgtctccctctctctccatgtctttgcctttgtctctctgtccccctcttgcTCTCGTACgctctcactctgtctgtgtcttcgtctctttctctcatactctttcccccccacacccccaccgtTCCTGTCgtcccctctctgccccctgtCTGTTCCTGTGAAGGATGCTGCGGACGGAGGACTTGCCGGTGGCCAGTTCTGGAGGGCCGGAGTGCGGTGACCGGAGGGAGCTGGAGAAGCTGTACATCTGCTCAGGCTGCGGCCTGGCCTTCACTCCATCGTCAGGGCAACCGGGCCACAAGTGCGCGCGGCCAGAAGCGTACCCGCAGCAGGAAGAGCAGCGCCATCGCCTCCTGTACCCGGGGCcggaggaggatgaggaggaggaggaaggtggAGGAGGAGCTGGCTCGGTGCCTGGCCAGCCCTTTGTGTGCGGGGGCTGCGGCCTGGTGTTCTCCCGGCCCACCGAGCGGGAAGCCCACGGCTGCGGCCACCACCTGCAGCGCCCCTGTCACTTTGTCTACCCGTCTCCGCCTCCCCCGCCGCCTCTCCCCCAGCCGCTGCCCCTGCCCCGGAGGCACGGGGTGCCCGGGCCTGGCAAGCTGTACCCTTGCCTGGCCTGCGGCCGGGTCTTCGGCCGCTCGTCCAACCTGGCCCGGCACCGGCGCAGCCACACTGGGGCCCAGCCTTACCAGTGCGGCGACTGCGGCAAGCGGTTCAACTACCCGTCGGAGCTGGAGACCCACCAGCGGGTGcacaccggcgagcggcccttcacctgcgccgtctgcggcaagggcttcacccagtcgtccaacctgctgacccaccagcgggtgcacaccggcgagcggcccttcacctgctcgctgtgcggcaagggcttcacctgctcctccaagcTGCTGACCCACCACCGGGTGCACACCGACGAGCGGCCCTTCTCCTGCCCGGTCTGCGGCAAGCGCTTCAAGAGCTCCAAGGAGCTGATGATGCACCAGCGCATCcacaccggcgagcggccctTCCGCTGCCAGCACTGCGACAAACGCTTCACCCGCTCGTCCGAcatgctgacccaccagcgggtgcACACCGACCGCCGGCCCTTCTGCTGCCCGGCCTGCGGCAAGCGCTTCAAGAGCTCCAAGGAGCTGATGCAGCACGAGCGGGTGCACACCGACGAGCGGCCCTTCCTGTGTGGCCTCTGCCCCAAGCGCTTCATGtactcctccaacctgctgaggcaccagcggatccaccTGGAGAGGGCCGAGGCCAggcccccacctcctcctcctcctcctcctcctctccctgcCGCCCCGGTCCCTCTGCCAGCCCCCCGCTCGCCGCCACACCTCGATGTTCTGCTACGGCCTGACTGCTGAGGGCGGACACGCGGGACAGGCCGGCTGGAGGGAAGGCACTGACGGTAAGAGAGAGAGCCGCAGCAGGAGCCAGGGATGGGGGAGGAAGGTGGAAGAGTGGgcgtggtgggggagggggggaagataGTGCCAGGATGTGGTCAGGGATGgtgtgagggaatgagagaggggaggggtggcaggaaggagtgagggagagagagatggcgtgaggggaaggcgagagagagagatggcgtgaggaaaggcaagagagagagatggcgtgaggaaaggcaagagagagagagagatggcatgagggaaagagagagagagatggcgtgtgggggaaggcgagagagagagatggcgtgaggaaaggcaagagagagagagatggcgtgaggaaaggcaagagagagagagagatggcatgagggaaagagagagagagatggcgtgtgggggaaggcgagagagagagatggcgtgaggaaaggcaagagagagagagatggcatgagggaaagagagagagagatggcatgagggaaagagagagagagatggcgtgagggggaaggcgagagagagagatggcgtgaggaaaggcaagagagagagagatggcatgagggaaagagagagagagatggcatgagggaaagagagagagagatggcgtgtgggggaaggcgagagagagagagagagatggcgtgagggggaaggcgagagagagagagatggcgtgagggggaaggcgagagagagagagatggcgtgagggggaaggcgagagagagagagatggcgtgagggggaaggcgagagagagagagagagatggcgtgtgggggaaggcgagagagagagagagatggcgtgtgggggaaggcgagagagagagagagagatggcgtgtgggggaaggcgagagagagagagagatggcgtgagggggaaggcgagagagagagagatggcgtgtgggggaaggcgagagagagagatggcgtgtgggggaaggcgagagagagagagatggcgtgtgggggaaggcgagagagagagagatggcgtgtgggggaaggcgagagagagagagatggcgtgtgggggaaggcgagagagagagagatggcgtgtgggggaaggcgagagagagagagatggcgtgtgggggaaggcgagagagagagagatggcgtgtgggggaaggcgagagagagagagatggcgtgtgggggaaggcgagagagagagagatggcgtgtgggggaaggcgagagagagagagagagatggcgtgtgggggaaggcgagagagagagagagatggcgtgagggggaaggcgagagagagagagatggcgtgtgggggaaggcgagagagagagagagagatggcgtgtgggggaaggcgagagagagagagagatggcgtgagggggaaggcgagagagagagagatggcgtgtgggggaaggcgagagagagagagatggcgtgtgggggaaggcgagagagagagagatggcgtgtgggggaaggcgagagagagagagatggcgtgtgggggaaggcgagagagagagatggcgtgtgggggaaggcgagagagagagagatggcgtgtgggggaaggcgagagagagagagatggcgtgtgggggaaggcgagagagagagagatggcgtgtgggggaaggcgagagagagagagatggcgtgtgggggaaggcgagagagagagagagatggcgtgtgggggaaggcgagagagagagagagatggcgtgtgggggaaggcgagagagagagagatggcgtgagggggagggtggaagagagagatggcgtgtgggggaaggcgagagagagatggcgtgagggggagggtggaagagagagatggcgtgtgggggaaggcgagagagagatggcgtgtgGGGGaaggcgaaagagagagagatggcgtaaggaaaggcaagagagagagagagatggcatgagggaaacagagagagagaggtgggttgagggggaaagcgagagagagggagaccgcgtgagggaatgagagagagtcggcgtgagggaacgagagagagagagagagagagacgacgtGAGGGAacgcgagagagacagaaacagcgtgagggatagggagagagagacagcatgagaaaacgagagagagagacggcgtgagggatcAAGAGAGACGGCTTGACGgaacgagagagaaagaaagatggcgtgagggaacgagagagagaaagacggcgtgagggaacgagagaaagagagagacggcgtgagggaacgagagagagagtgagagagacaacgtgagagaatgacagagatggcatgagagaacgagagagagcaagacagcgtgagggaacgagagagagagatggcgtgagggaattaaagcgagagagagagagagagagatggtgtgaggGATCGCgtgagagagacggcgtgagggaacaaAAGAGAGGGAGGCGGCGTGAGGGAAttaaagcgagagagagagagcgagatggcgtgagggaacgagagagagagagcgagacggcgtgagggatagagagagagagagagtgagagagagacggcgtgagggattgcgagagagagagagagacggcgtgaggcatcgcgtgagggagagagagagacacacagcgtgagggatagagagagagagagaaagagatggcgTGAAAGAtcacgagagagagacagtgtgaggcATCGCGAGAGAGAGGAGACGGTGTGAGggatcacgagagagagagacggcatgagggaacgagagagagagagagagagagagtgagagactgcgTGAGGGAGCGACAGAGAGACTGCGGGAGGGAtcgcccgagagagagagagacggcgtgaggcattgtgtgagggagagagagagacacggcgtgagggatagagagagacggcgtgagggatagagagagacggcgtgagggaacgagagagatcgagagagcgagacggcgtgagggagcaagagtgagagagacggcgtgagggatcgagagagagacagcgtgagggAATGACAGATGgcatgagggaacgagagagcaagacggcgtgagggaacgagataGAGAGAGCAAGACGGCATGAGGGAATGACAGATGGCatgagggatcgagagagagagagagacggcgtgagggaacgacgagagagcgagacggcatgagggatagagagagagagatggcgtgcggggtagagagagagatggagtgagggatagagagagagagatggcgtgcggggtagagagcgagagagacggcgtgagggatcgagagagagagagagagagagatggcgtgagggattgcgagagagagagagatggcgtgagggatCGTGTGAGGGATAGACCGAGACGGtatgagggaacgagagagagagaaagacggcGTGAggagtatagagagagagagagagagagagagacggtgtgagggaacgagagaaagagagagagatggcgtgaggggtagagagagagagagagatggcgtgagggagcaagggtgagagagagagacggcatgAGGGAttgcgagggggagagagagatggcgtgagggatagagagagagagatggcgtgcggggtagagagagagatggcgtgagggatagagagagagatggcgtgcggggtagagagagagatggagtgagggatagagtgagagagacggcgtgagggatcgagagagagagagagagagatggcgtgaggggTCAcgtgagggatagagagggatcgCGTGAGGGATAGGAAGAGAGATGGCGTGAGGATTCGAGAAAGAGAGATGGCGTGAagtaacgagagagagagacggcatgAGGGAATGACAGATGgcatgagggaacgagagagagagagacggcgtgagcgagcaagagagagagagcgagatggcgTGATGGATCGAGAGAGCAAGAAGGCGTGAGGGATCGAGcgagcgagacggcgtgagggagcaAGAgtgagacggcgtgagggagcgagagagagagagtgagacggcgtgagggaacgagatagagagagcgagacggcgtgagggaacgatgAGAGAGAGTCGACATGAGGggtcgcgagagagagagagagagatgatgtgaggggtagagagagagagagagacggtgtgaggggtagagagagagagacggcgtgagcgagcaagagagagagagcgagacggcgtgagggatcgagcgagcgagacggcgtgagggaacgagagagcgagatggcgtgagggagcgagagtgagacggcgtgagggagcgagagagagagagcgagacggcgtgagggagcgagagagagagagagcgagacggcgtgagggagcgagagagagagagcgagacggcgtgagggaacgagatagagagagcgagacggcgtgagggaacgatgAGAGAGAGTCGACATGAGGggtcgcgagagagagagcgagagagagagagatgacgtgaggggtagagagagagagagacggcgtgagcgagcaagagagagagagcgagacggcgtgagggatcgagagagcgagacggcgtgagggagcaAGAGtgagacggcgtgagggatcgagagagcgagacagcgtGAGGGAGCAAGAgtgagacggcgtgagggaacgagatagagcgagacggcgtgagggaacgagagagagagagagacggcatgagggaacgagagagagagagagagacggcgtgagggaacgagagagagagagagacggcgtgagggaacgagagagagagagagagagacggcgtgagggaacgagagagagagagagagagagagatggcgtgagggaacgagagagagagagagagatggcgtgagggaacgagagagagagagagagagagacagcgtgagggaacgagagagagagagagacggcgtgagggaacgagagagagagagagacggcgtgagggaacgagagagagagagacggcgtgagggaacgagagagagagagacggcttgagggaacgagagagagagagagagagagagacggcgtgagggaacgagagagagagagagagacggcttgagggaacgagagagagagagaggacgtgagggaacgagagagagagagacggcgtgagggaacgagagagagagagagatggcgtgagggaacaagggagaaagagagagagacggcgtgagggaacgagagagagagagagagagacggcttGACGgaacgagagagaaagaaagatggcgtgagggaacgagagagagaaagacggcgtgagggaacgagagaaagagagagacggcgtgagggaacgagagagagagtgagagagacaacgtgagagaatgacagagatggcatgagagaacgagagagagcaagacagcgtgagggaacgagagagagagatggcgtgagggaattaaagcgagagagagagagagagagatggtgtgaggGATCGCgtgagagagacggcgtgagggaacaaAAGAGAGGGAGGCGGCGTGAGGGAAttaaagcgagagagagagagcgagatggcgtgagggaacgagagagagagagcgagacggcgtgagggatagagagagagagagagtgagagagagacgacGTGAGggattgcgagagagagagagagacggcgtgaggcatcgcgtgagggagagagagagacacacagcgtgagggatagagagagagagagaaagagatggcgTGAAAGAtcacgagagagagacagtgtgaggcATCGCGAGAGAGAGGAGACGGTGTGAGggatcacgagagagagagacggcatgagggaacgagagagagagagagagagagagtgagagactgcgTGAGGGAGCGACAGAGAGACTGCGGGAGGGAtcgcccgagagagagagagacggcgtgaggcattgtgtgagggagagagagagacacggcgtgagggatagagagagacggcgtgagggatagagagagacggcgtgagggaacgagagagatcgagagagcgagacggcgtgagggagcaagagtgagagagacggcgtgagggatcgagagagagacagcgtgagggAATGACAGATGgcatgagggaacgagagagcaagacggcgtgagggaacgagataGAGAGAGCAAGACGGCATGAGGGAATGACAGATGGCatgagggatcgagagagagagagagacggcgtgagggaacgacgagagagcgagacggcatgagggatagagagagagagatggcgtgcggggtagagagagagatggagtgagggatagagagagagagatggcgtgcggggtagagagcgagagagacggcgtgagggatcgagagagagagagagagagagatggcgtgagggattgcgagagagagagagatggcgtgagggatCGTGTGAGGGATAGACCGAGACGGtatgagggaacgagagagagagaaa of Hemiscyllium ocellatum isolate sHemOce1 chromosome 27 unlocalized genomic scaffold, sHemOce1.pat.X.cur. SUPER_27_unloc_2, whole genome shotgun sequence contains these proteins:
- the LOC132807641 gene encoding zinc finger protein 664-like is translated as MLRTEDLPVASSGGPECGDRRELEKLYICSGCGLAFTPSSGQPGHKCARPEAYPQQEEQRHRLLYPGPEEDEEEEEGGGGAGSVPGQPFVCGGCGLVFSRPTEREAHGCGHHLQRPCHFVYPSPPPPPPLPQPLPLPRRHGVPGPGKLYPCLACGRVFGRSSNLARHRRSHTGAQPYQCGDCGKRFNYPSELETHQRVHTGERPFTCAVCGKGFTQSSNLLTHQRVHTGERPFTCSLCGKGFTCSSKLLTHHRVHTDERPFSCPVCGKRFKSSKELMMHQRIHTGERPFRCQHCDKRFTRSSDMLTHQRVHTDRRPFCCPACGKRFKSSKELMQHERVHTDERPFLCGLCPKRFMYSSNLLRHQRIHLERAEARPPPPPPPPPPLPAAPVPLPAPRSPPHLDVLLRPDC